The following proteins are encoded in a genomic region of Rattus rattus isolate New Zealand chromosome 2, Rrattus_CSIRO_v1, whole genome shotgun sequence:
- the Fam122a gene encoding protein FAM122A: MAQEKMELDLELPAGTGASPAEGGGPGSGGLRRSNSAPLIHGLSDSSPVFQAEAPSARRNSTTFPSRHGLLLPASPVRMHSSRLHQIKQEEGMDLINRETVHEREVQTAMQISHSWEESFSLSDNDVEKSASPKRIDFIPVSPAPSPTRGIGKQCFSPSLQSFVSSNGLPPSPIPSPTTRFTTRRSQSPINCIRPSVLGPLKRKCEMETDYQPKRFFQGITNMLSSDVAQLSEPGVCVSSDTLDGNSSSAGSSCNSPAKVSTTTDSPVSPAQAASPFIPVDELSSK, encoded by the coding sequence ATGGCTCAGGAGAAGATGGAGCTGGACCTGGAGCTGCCCGCGGGCACGGGCGCTAGCCCAGCGGAGGGCGGCGGCCCGGGCAGCGGGGGCCTCCGGAGGTCTAACAGCGCCCCCCTCATCCACGGCCTCAGCGACTCCTCGCCGGTGTTCCAGGCCGAGGCGCCTAGCGCCAGGAGGAACAGCACGACGTTCCCGAGCCGCCACGGCCTGCTGCTCCCGGCCTCGCCGGTCCGAATGCACAGCAGCCGCCTGCACCAGATCAAACAAGAGGAGGGCATGGACCTGATCAACCGAGAGACGGTCCACGAGCGCGAGGTGCAGACCGCAATGCAGATAAGCCACTCCTGGGAGGAAAGTTTCAGCCTGAGTGACAACGACGTGGAGAAATCCGCCTCTCCAAAGCGCATCGATTTCATTCCGGTGTCTCCAGCACCGTCACCCACCCGGGGAATTGGGAAGCAGTGTTTTTCACCGTCCTTGCAAAGTTTTGTGAGTAGCAACGGATTGCCTCCAAGTCCTATTCCCAGCCCAACCACCCGGTTTACTACCCGGAGAAGCCAGAGTCCCATCAACTGCATTAGACCAAGTGTTCTTGGAccattgaaaagaaaatgtgaaatggaAACTGATTATCAGCCAAAGAGATTTTTCCAGGGCATCACCAACATGCTTTCTTCTGACGTTGCACAGCTGTCAGAGCCCGGAGTGTGTGTATCTTCTGATACCCTGGATGGAAACAGCAGCAGTGCCGGATCTTCCTGTAACTCACCAGCGAAAGTCAGCACTACCACCGACTCTCCTGTGTCGCCTGCCCAAGCAGCCTCCCCCTTTATTCCAGTAGATGAACTTTCCTCAAAGTGA